A single Lolium perenne isolate Kyuss_39 chromosome 6, Kyuss_2.0, whole genome shotgun sequence DNA region contains:
- the LOC127321043 gene encoding pentatricopeptide repeat-containing protein At5g43790-like — protein MSRGGGREEDLKFQPACGVGVGPIFAVCMAPPPPPASLPLPAWAAANALFRRHPRLLPLLLPSASLRALLPVLSHCLVSGLAGNPFVASRLLIASSRLSLPFSLLLLSHLPASSLSPFSFNSLIRASPPGPALRLFDQMRRRGVPADTYTLPFLIHACSGGDRPLSQSLHGQAIRFGYSTHLFTQTALTNMYFACGLSTHARRVFDEMNAPDVVAWTGMVSGYVDSGMHPQAVQVFHEMRGGGEEAVRPNTATLVSVASACAGLGSLEHAKWLHGYVEKAGLQNRVIVTNALMDMYGKCGGLDSARALFNLMHEKDLHSWTTIISGLASHGHGREAVALFFSMRGAGVLPDSTTFVVVLSACSHAGLVDEGVRIFSSMESDYKVTPDIKHYGCMVDLFSRAGLLSRAYLLIDTMPFQPNLAILGALLSACCVNDELEIGELVLRKIESVCSYKGGAGVLLSNIYANQNLWHEVDSIRRKIRNGDIPRKPPGQSLVAAEVPFMSL, from the coding sequence atgtCGCGAGGAGGAGGGCGAGAGGAGGACCTGAAATTTCAGCCCGCGTGTGGAGTAGGGGTCGGGCCGATTTTTGCCGTTTGCatggccccgccgccgccgccggcctctcTCCCACTTCCGGCATGGGCGGCGGCCAACGCCCTCTTCCGGCGCCATCCCCGCCTTCTCCCGCTCCTCCTCCCCTCCGCCTCTCTCCGCGCCCTCCTCCCCGTTCTCTCCCACTGCCTCGTCTCCGGCCTCGCCGGCAACCCCTTCGTCGCCTCCCGCCTCCTCATCGCCTCCTCGCGCCTCTCCCTCcccttctccctcctcctcctctcccacCTCCCCGCCTCCTCCCTCTCCCCGTTCTCCTTCAACTCCCTCATCCGCGCCTCGCCTCCAGGCCCTGCCCTCCGCCTGTTCGACCAAATGCGCCGCCGAGGCGTCCCCGCGGACACCTACACCCTCCCCTTCTTGATCCACGCCTGTTCCGGCGGTGACCGTCCGCTCAGCCAGTCCCTGCACGGGCAAGCCATCCGCTTCGGATACAGCACCCATCTCTTCACGCAGACGGCGCTGACGAACATGTACTTCGCATGTGGCCTGTCAACTCACGCTCGCAGAGTGTTTGACGAAATGAACGCTCCTGATGTTGTTGCGTGGACTGGCATGGTGTCCGGTTACGTGGActccgggatgcaccctcaagccGTTCAGGTCTTTCACGAGATGCGTGGTGGTGGTGAGGAAGCTGTACGGCCGAACACGGCCACACTAGTGTCGGTTGCTTCCGCGTGCGCCGGTCTGGGCTCCCTGGAGCATGCCAAGTGGCTGCATGGGTACGTAGAGAAGGCGGGGTTGCAAAACAGGGTCATTGTGACGAATGCCCTGATGGATATGTATGGCAAGTGTGGCGGCTTAGACTCAGCTCGTGCTCTGTTCAACCTGATGCATGAGAAGGACCTGCATTCATGGACAACCATCATTTCAGGGCTGGCTTCCCATGGGCATGGCAGAGAAGCGGTTGCTTTGTTCTTCAGCATGCGGGGGGCGGGAGTGCTGCCGGATTCGACCACGTTCGTCGTGGTCCTCTCTGCGTGTAGCCATGCTGGGCTGGTGGATGAGGGGGTACGCATCTTCAGTTCCATGGAGAGTGACTACAAGGTCACCCCAGATATCAAGCACTACGGTTGCATGGTGGATCTCTTCAGCAGGGCGGGGCTTCTTTCACGCGCTTATCTGCTTATCGACACCATGCCTTTTCAGCCAAACTTGGCGATTCTCGGAGCATTGCTGAGTGCATGCTGTGTCAATGATGAATTGGAGATTGGGGAACTGGTTCTCAGGAAGATCGAGTCTGTTTGCTCCTATAAAGGAGGTGCGGGCGTGCTCCTGTCCAACATATATGCCAACCAGAACCTGTGGCATGAAGTTGATTCCATTAGAAGGAAGATAAGAAATGGCGATATTCCCAGAAAGCCACCTGGTCAGAGCTTGGTTGCAGCAGAAGTTCCTTTCATGAGTTTGTGA